In Stenotrophomonas sp. ASS1, the following proteins share a genomic window:
- a CDS encoding MBL fold metallo-hydrolase, whose translation MIADPSIHTIDTGFQRPDFDAAYLIVENDRAAFVDCGTGLSVPAMLQALANAGLAVDAVDWLLLTHVHLDHAGGAGLLMQQLPNAKAVLHPRGAPHMIDPTRLIAGATAVYGAEEIARSYGRIKAIPEHRVVVAEDGHRIDLAGRELVLLHTPGHALHHYCVWDARSRSWFTGDTFGISYRELDSARGAFIFPTSSPVQFDPEAMKASIRRMLDYAPQAMYLTHYGRVEQVQKLANDLFEQIDAMATIGRQCDGRPDRHRCLLAALQALYLERAQLHGCALDDAAVIAVLAMDIELNAQGLACWLDRISR comes from the coding sequence ATGATCGCCGACCCCAGCATCCACACCATCGATACCGGCTTCCAGCGTCCCGACTTCGACGCGGCCTATCTGATCGTTGAAAACGACCGCGCCGCGTTCGTCGACTGTGGCACCGGCCTGTCGGTGCCGGCGATGCTGCAGGCGCTGGCCAACGCGGGTCTGGCCGTTGACGCGGTGGACTGGCTGCTGCTCACGCACGTGCACCTGGACCACGCCGGCGGCGCCGGCCTGCTGATGCAGCAGCTGCCCAACGCAAAGGCAGTGCTGCACCCGCGCGGTGCGCCGCACATGATCGACCCGACCCGGCTGATTGCCGGTGCCACGGCGGTGTACGGTGCCGAGGAAATCGCGCGCAGCTATGGTCGTATCAAGGCCATTCCCGAACATCGTGTGGTGGTGGCCGAGGACGGCCACCGTATCGACCTGGCCGGCCGCGAGCTGGTGCTGCTGCACACCCCGGGTCACGCGCTGCACCACTACTGCGTGTGGGATGCGCGCAGCCGCAGCTGGTTCACCGGCGATACGTTCGGCATCTCCTACCGCGAGCTGGACAGTGCGCGGGGTGCTTTCATCTTCCCCACCTCATCGCCGGTGCAGTTCGATCCGGAGGCGATGAAGGCCTCGATCCGGCGCATGCTCGATTACGCGCCGCAGGCGATGTACCTGACCCACTACGGACGTGTGGAACAGGTGCAGAAACTGGCCAACGACCTGTTCGAACAGATCGATGCGATGGCCACCATCGGCCGCCAGTGCGATGGCCGGCCGGACCGCCACCGCTGCCTGCTGGCCGCGCTGCAGGCGCTGTACCTGGAACGTGCACAGCTGCATGGCTGTGCGCTGGACGATGCAGCGGTGATCGCTGTTCTGGCGATGGACATCGAACTCAACGCGCAGGGCCTGGCCTGCTGGCTGGACCGCATCAGCAGGTAG
- a CDS encoding tryptophan--tRNA ligase, with the protein MTTRVLTGITPSGTPHLGNYVGAIRPAIAASRAPGIESFFFLADLHSLIKSQDPQRTQRATLEIAASWLACGLDPEHVWFYRQSDIRETTELMWFLTAIASKGILNRAHAYKAAVDKNREEGVDEDAGVSAGLFMYPVLMAADILIFKANQVPVGRDQIQHIEMARDFAQRFNHVYGKEYFPLPDVVIDEQVATLAGLDGRKMSKSYHNTIPLFVPREELKKLVFSILTDSRAPGEPKDTEGSALFQMYQAFATPEQTAEFAKAFAAGISWGDAKQQLFERIDSELSPLRERYNALMAEPEKIEALLKRRGQHLREQLAAPLLDELRHAVGLRDLSSAGDIASEDAGVARVAPPLFKQYREKDGRFYFKLTAGDGTLLIQSEGFDSPRDAGQLIAVIKQAEQGDQLQSELFKLDAEVDAVLAALAVLREA; encoded by the coding sequence ATGACGACCCGAGTCCTTACCGGCATCACCCCCTCCGGCACGCCCCACCTGGGCAACTACGTTGGCGCCATCCGTCCGGCCATCGCGGCCAGCCGCGCGCCGGGGATCGAGAGCTTCTTCTTCCTGGCCGACCTGCACAGCCTGATCAAGTCCCAGGACCCGCAGCGCACCCAGCGCGCGACCCTGGAGATCGCAGCCAGCTGGCTGGCCTGCGGGCTGGACCCGGAACACGTGTGGTTCTACCGCCAGAGCGACATCCGCGAGACCACCGAGCTGATGTGGTTCCTGACCGCCATCGCCAGCAAGGGCATCCTCAACCGCGCGCATGCCTACAAGGCGGCGGTGGACAAGAACCGCGAGGAAGGCGTGGACGAGGACGCAGGCGTCAGCGCCGGCCTGTTCATGTACCCGGTGCTGATGGCCGCCGACATCCTGATCTTCAAGGCCAACCAGGTACCGGTGGGCCGTGACCAGATCCAGCACATCGAGATGGCGCGCGATTTCGCCCAGCGCTTCAACCATGTGTACGGCAAGGAGTACTTCCCGCTGCCGGACGTGGTGATCGACGAGCAGGTGGCGACGCTGGCGGGCCTGGATGGCCGCAAGATGAGCAAGAGCTACCACAACACCATTCCGCTGTTCGTGCCGCGCGAAGAGCTGAAGAAGCTGGTGTTCTCGATCCTGACCGACTCGCGCGCACCGGGCGAGCCGAAGGACACCGAGGGCTCGGCGCTGTTCCAGATGTACCAGGCGTTCGCCACCCCGGAACAGACCGCGGAATTCGCCAAGGCGTTCGCCGCCGGCATCAGCTGGGGCGATGCCAAGCAGCAGCTGTTCGAGCGCATCGACAGTGAGCTCTCGCCGCTGCGCGAGCGCTACAACGCGCTGATGGCCGAGCCGGAGAAGATCGAGGCGCTGCTCAAGCGCCGTGGCCAGCATCTGCGCGAGCAGCTGGCGGCACCGCTGCTGGACGAGCTGCGCCATGCGGTCGGCCTGCGTGATCTGTCCAGCGCGGGCGATATCGCCAGCGAGGATGCCGGCGTGGCCCGCGTGGCACCGCCGCTGTTCAAGCAGTACCGCGAAAAGGATGGCCGCTTCTACTTCAAGCTGACCGCTGGTGACGGCACGCTGCTGATCCAGAGCGAAGGCTTCGATTCGCCGCGCGATGCGGGCCAGCTGATCGCGGTGATCAAGCAGGCCGAGCAGGGCGACCAGCTGCAGAGCGAGCTGTTCAAGCTGGACGCCGAGGTGGACGCCGTGCTGGCTGCCCTGGCCGTGCTGCGCGAAGCGTAA
- a CDS encoding entericidin A/B family lipoprotein: MKRVVALMLLSMFSVALLAGCNTIAGAGKDVQKAGEKVEDTAKGR, translated from the coding sequence ATGAAGCGCGTAGTTGCCCTGATGCTGTTGTCGATGTTCTCGGTGGCCCTGCTGGCCGGCTGCAACACCATTGCCGGTGCCGGCAAGGACGTGCAGAAGGCGGGCGAGAAGGTCGAGGACACCGCGAAGGGCCGTTGA
- a CDS encoding CsbD family protein — MNKDIISGKWSQLKGKAQAKWGDLTNDDFDVAEGNAEYLAGRLQERYGWAKDRAEKEVREFQDAVSKDYPDYK; from the coding sequence ATGAACAAAGACATCATTTCCGGCAAGTGGTCGCAGCTGAAGGGCAAGGCCCAGGCCAAGTGGGGCGATCTGACCAACGACGACTTCGATGTGGCCGAAGGCAATGCCGAGTATCTGGCCGGTCGCCTGCAGGAACGTTATGGCTGGGCCAAGGACCGCGCGGAGAAGGAAGTGCGTGAGTTCCAGGACGCCGTGAGCAAGGACTACCCGGACTACAAGTAA
- a CDS encoding MFS transporter — protein sequence MSTTSQPAVPANDRAALRRSISNTLKGSAGNLVEWYDVYVYSVFAVYFESQFFSPDDKNSTMYVWAIFAATFLMRPIGAWFFGRFADRHGRRLALTVSVTLMALCSFLIAITPTAASIGIWAAVILLFARLLQGFATGGEYGASATYMSEAAIPGRRGFLSSFHYVTLVGGHVLAQLTLLLMLTFWGKPEISEWGWRIAFGIGGIAAVVVFWLRRGMDESLSESSIEAAREGKAQKSGSMYELFVHQWRPLLLCFLITAGGTVAFYTYSVNGPKMIQSAFAGNDPMTGTLINLGVLAFLMVLQPVGGWLSDIIGRKTLLVFFGVGGVLYSWYLITQLPHQHDATLAFLTLALAFVILTGYTSINAVVKAELFPTHVRALGVGLGYALANSLFGGTAPLLYQGALKTGHVDWFAIYVTATIAVSLVVYVFFLTNKGPNWLDGTRK from the coding sequence ATGAGCACCACGTCCCAACCTGCCGTACCCGCGAACGACCGCGCTGCCCTGCGCAGGTCGATCTCCAACACCCTCAAAGGCTCCGCCGGCAACCTGGTGGAGTGGTACGACGTCTACGTGTACTCGGTGTTCGCCGTGTACTTCGAATCGCAGTTCTTCTCGCCCGATGACAAGAACTCCACGATGTACGTGTGGGCGATCTTCGCGGCGACCTTCCTGATGCGCCCGATCGGCGCCTGGTTCTTCGGCCGCTTCGCCGACCGCCATGGCCGCCGCCTGGCGCTGACCGTCTCGGTCACGCTGATGGCGCTGTGTTCGTTCCTGATCGCCATCACCCCCACCGCCGCCAGCATCGGAATCTGGGCCGCGGTCATCCTGCTGTTCGCACGCCTGCTGCAGGGCTTCGCCACCGGTGGCGAGTATGGCGCCAGCGCCACCTACATGTCAGAGGCCGCCATTCCCGGCCGTCGCGGCTTCCTGTCCTCCTTCCACTACGTCACCCTGGTCGGCGGCCATGTGCTGGCCCAGCTGACCCTGCTGCTGATGCTGACCTTCTGGGGCAAGCCGGAGATCTCCGAGTGGGGCTGGCGCATCGCCTTCGGCATCGGTGGCATCGCCGCAGTGGTGGTGTTCTGGCTGCGACGCGGCATGGACGAATCGCTGTCGGAGTCGTCGATCGAAGCTGCGCGCGAGGGCAAGGCGCAGAAATCCGGCTCCATGTACGAGCTGTTCGTGCACCAGTGGCGGCCGCTGCTGCTGTGCTTCCTGATCACCGCCGGTGGCACCGTGGCCTTCTACACCTACTCGGTGAACGGCCCGAAAATGATCCAGAGCGCATTCGCGGGCAACGACCCGATGACCGGCACCCTGATCAACCTGGGGGTGCTGGCGTTCCTGATGGTGCTGCAGCCGGTCGGCGGCTGGCTGTCGGACATCATCGGCCGCAAGACCCTGCTGGTGTTCTTCGGTGTCGGCGGCGTGCTGTACAGCTGGTACCTGATCACCCAGCTGCCGCACCAGCACGACGCCACGCTGGCGTTCCTGACCCTGGCACTGGCCTTCGTCATCCTCACCGGCTACACCTCGATCAATGCCGTGGTAAAGGCCGAGCTGTTCCCCACCCACGTGCGTGCGCTGGGCGTAGGCCTGGGTTACGCGCTGGCCAACTCGCTGTTCGGCGGCACCGCCCCGCTGCTGTACCAGGGCGCGCTGAAGACAGGCCACGTCGACTGGTTCGCCATCTACGTGACCGCAACGATCGCGGTATCGTTGGTGGTCTATGTGTTCTTCCTCACCAACAAGGGCCCGAACTGGCTCGACGGCACCCGCAAGTAA
- a CDS encoding M28 family metallopeptidase produces the protein MRVLLLSSCLFVGGLAHAANDLPGGGIDPQALSRHVRVLASDEFEGRAPATEGEERTVQYLIEQFRSYGLQPGGVDGSWVQPVPLVRAQLDGPAKASLSLKQGKRALANGVDVTLQSLQPRKHVQIKDAPLVFVGYGIDAPERRWNDYKDVDLHGKIAVVLINDADFEADAPGAFDGKAVTYYGRWTYKFEEAARRGAEGVLIVHETAPAAYGWATVKSSGTSPLFDIERGQAEAMAQHTPLRGWMQRELAEAIFADAGLDFDAEKRKAMRADFRPVALDNAKLSVDFALKREQVVTRNVVAKLPGGEHADEAVIFSAHWDAFGIGQADAKGDRIRRGAIDNATGVASVLELGRVFAAGPQPQRTLYFVALTAEEKGLLGASYYAAHPLAPLDKTAAVLNIEMFSPDGATRDIASWGKGRVSLEGDLERVAKARGRSYSPDPNLEAGFFYRADHFAFARLGVPAITIGPGLDKLDGGVEAGRALREKYFADCYHQACDAWTPSWDPSGHAADTLLVYDLGAELANSRRWPTWEKESEFRGARDKSEAARR, from the coding sequence ATGCGCGTGTTGCTGCTGTCGTCCTGCCTGTTTGTCGGTGGCCTGGCCCATGCGGCCAACGACCTCCCGGGTGGCGGCATCGATCCGCAGGCTCTGTCGCGGCACGTGCGTGTGCTGGCATCGGATGAATTCGAGGGCCGCGCGCCGGCCACCGAGGGCGAAGAGCGCACGGTGCAGTACCTGATCGAGCAGTTCCGCAGCTACGGCCTGCAGCCGGGTGGCGTGGATGGCAGCTGGGTGCAGCCGGTGCCGCTGGTGCGCGCGCAGCTGGACGGGCCGGCCAAGGCCAGCCTGTCGCTGAAGCAGGGCAAGCGCGCGCTGGCCAACGGCGTGGACGTGACCCTGCAGAGCCTGCAGCCGCGCAAGCACGTGCAGATCAAGGACGCGCCACTGGTGTTCGTCGGCTATGGCATCGACGCACCGGAACGCCGCTGGAACGACTACAAGGACGTGGACCTGCACGGCAAGATCGCCGTGGTGCTGATCAACGACGCCGATTTCGAGGCCGATGCACCGGGCGCGTTCGATGGCAAGGCGGTGACCTATTACGGACGCTGGACCTACAAGTTCGAGGAAGCCGCGCGCCGTGGTGCGGAAGGCGTGCTGATCGTGCACGAAACCGCGCCGGCCGCCTATGGCTGGGCCACGGTGAAGAGCTCGGGCACCTCGCCGCTGTTCGACATCGAACGCGGCCAGGCCGAGGCGATGGCGCAGCACACGCCGCTGCGTGGCTGGATGCAGCGCGAACTTGCCGAGGCGATCTTCGCCGACGCCGGCCTCGACTTCGATGCCGAGAAGCGCAAGGCGATGCGTGCCGACTTCCGCCCGGTGGCACTGGACAACGCGAAGCTGAGCGTGGATTTCGCGCTCAAGCGCGAGCAGGTGGTGACCCGCAACGTGGTGGCCAAGCTGCCCGGTGGTGAACACGCCGACGAGGCCGTGATCTTCTCCGCGCACTGGGATGCGTTCGGTATCGGCCAAGCCGACGCCAAGGGGGACCGCATCCGCCGTGGTGCGATCGACAACGCCACCGGCGTGGCCTCGGTGCTGGAACTGGGCCGCGTGTTCGCCGCCGGCCCGCAGCCGCAGCGCACGCTGTACTTCGTGGCCCTCACCGCCGAAGAGAAGGGCCTGCTGGGCGCCAGCTACTACGCCGCGCATCCGCTGGCGCCGCTGGACAAGACCGCTGCAGTGCTGAACATCGAGATGTTCAGCCCGGATGGCGCGACCCGCGACATCGCTTCGTGGGGCAAGGGCCGGGTGTCGCTGGAAGGCGATCTGGAACGCGTGGCCAAGGCCCGCGGTCGCAGCTACAGCCCGGACCCGAACCTGGAGGCCGGCTTCTTCTATCGCGCCGACCACTTCGCCTTTGCCCGCCTGGGCGTGCCGGCGATCACCATCGGCCCGGGCCTGGACAAGCTGGACGGCGGTGTTGAAGCCGGCCGCGCGCTGCGCGAGAAGTACTTCGCCGACTGCTACCACCAGGCCTGCGATGCCTGGACCCCGAGCTGGGATCCGAGCGGCCACGCGGCTGACACGCTGCTGGTCTACGACCTGGGTGCCGAGCTGGCCAACAGCCGCCGCTGGCCGACGTGGGAGAAGGAATCGGAGTTCCGCGGCGCGCGCGACAAGAGCGAAGCGGCCCGCCGTTGA
- the yedA gene encoding drug/metabolite exporter YedA — protein sequence MSAPPSSSAAAPRGGLVALALLLVYVVWGSTYLGIAKALHGGALPLTMVSGSRFIIAGGLMFLALRLFWKMPNPTLRQWRNLVVMGVTMLVLGNGMVVLAEREVSSGLAATAVASVPLWMALFSALRGQHASRGEWLGIAIGFLGVVWLNAGSSLTASPTGLVLLLIAPIGWAFGSVWARGLDLPGPFMTAAGQMICGGVLLVLIGLAVGERPTTLPDTGGLLAMAYLCVFGSIVAFTAYVWLLQNVRPALAGSYAYVNPVIAVLLGALLNGERFGWRDLLAMVVILLGVVVLTMARTRKK from the coding sequence ATGTCGGCTCCCCCCTCTTCGTCTGCGGCTGCCCCCCGGGGTGGCCTTGTCGCGCTGGCATTGCTGCTTGTCTACGTGGTCTGGGGCTCGACCTACCTGGGCATCGCCAAGGCCCTGCACGGCGGCGCGCTGCCGCTGACGATGGTTTCCGGCAGCCGGTTCATCATTGCCGGTGGCCTGATGTTCCTGGCCTTGCGCCTGTTCTGGAAGATGCCGAACCCGACCCTGCGGCAGTGGCGCAACCTGGTGGTGATGGGCGTGACCATGCTGGTGCTGGGCAACGGCATGGTGGTGCTGGCCGAGCGTGAGGTGTCCTCGGGCCTGGCCGCGACAGCGGTGGCCTCGGTGCCGCTGTGGATGGCGCTGTTCTCGGCGCTGCGCGGGCAGCATGCCAGCCGCGGTGAGTGGCTGGGCATCGCCATCGGCTTCCTCGGCGTGGTCTGGCTCAACGCCGGCAGCAGCCTGACGGCCTCGCCGACCGGGCTGGTGCTGCTGCTGATCGCGCCGATCGGCTGGGCCTTCGGTTCGGTGTGGGCGCGCGGGCTGGACCTGCCGGGCCCGTTCATGACCGCCGCCGGGCAGATGATCTGCGGTGGCGTGCTGCTGGTGCTGATCGGCCTGGCGGTCGGCGAGCGCCCGACCACGCTGCCCGATACCGGTGGCCTGCTGGCGATGGCCTACCTGTGCGTGTTCGGCTCCATCGTCGCGTTCACCGCCTACGTGTGGCTGCTGCAGAACGTGCGCCCCGCGCTGGCGGGCAGCTACGCGTACGTCAATCCGGTGATCGCGGTGCTGCTGGGCGCACTGCTCAACGGTGAACGCTTCGGCTGGCGCGACCTGCTGGCGATGGTGGTGATTCTTCTGGGTGTGGTGGTGCTGACGATGGCAAGGACGAGAAAGAAATGA
- the rarD gene encoding EamA family transporter RarD, translated as MSMDEKEQRRGLLVTASTFVIWGLVPVYWHLLNEVPSFQIIAHRIIWSTVLVLGWLLISSRLGWWQKIAAQPRALPILLVSSLTIAFNWGLYIWAVNAGHVIETSLGYFINPLVNVLLGVLVLKERLRRLQWVAVAMAAVGVAWLTIDAGTPPWIALGLACSFGLYGLLRKLVSVDPVAGLGVESMYLFLPALAFAIWAENGHGGAFFHGWGWRNDLLLIFGGAVTAVPLIGFAYGVKRIPLSLVGILQYIAPSLQLLLGVFFFHETFDTAKAIGFAAIWAGLVLFVGDNIRTMRAKR; from the coding sequence ATGAGCATGGATGAGAAAGAACAACGCCGGGGCCTGCTGGTCACCGCGTCCACCTTCGTGATCTGGGGCCTGGTGCCGGTGTACTGGCACCTGCTCAACGAGGTACCCTCGTTCCAGATCATCGCCCACCGCATCATCTGGAGCACCGTGCTGGTGCTGGGCTGGCTGCTGATCAGCTCGCGCCTGGGTTGGTGGCAGAAGATCGCCGCACAGCCGCGCGCGCTGCCGATCCTGCTGGTGTCGAGCCTGACCATCGCCTTCAACTGGGGCCTGTACATCTGGGCGGTCAACGCCGGCCATGTCATCGAGACCAGCCTGGGCTACTTCATCAACCCGCTGGTGAACGTGCTGCTGGGCGTGCTGGTGCTGAAGGAACGCCTGCGCCGCCTGCAGTGGGTGGCGGTGGCAATGGCGGCGGTGGGCGTGGCCTGGCTGACCATCGATGCCGGTACACCACCGTGGATCGCGCTGGGCCTGGCCTGTTCGTTCGGCCTGTATGGCCTGCTGCGCAAGCTGGTTTCGGTCGACCCGGTGGCCGGCTTGGGCGTGGAAAGCATGTACCTGTTCCTGCCGGCGCTGGCCTTCGCGATCTGGGCCGAGAATGGCCACGGTGGCGCGTTCTTCCATGGCTGGGGCTGGCGCAACGACCTGCTGCTGATCTTCGGCGGCGCAGTCACCGCCGTGCCGCTGATCGGCTTCGCCTACGGCGTGAAGCGCATTCCGCTGTCGCTGGTCGGCATCCTGCAGTACATCGCGCCGAGCCTGCAGCTGCTGCTGGGTGTGTTCTTCTTCCACGAAACGTTCGACACCGCCAAGGCGATCGGCTTTGCCGCGATCTGGGCCGGCCTGGTGCTGTTCGTCGGCGACAACATCCGTACGATGCGCGCCAAGCGCTAG
- a CDS encoding TonB-dependent receptor, with protein sequence MSLKTNPLRNAIVIALAASCTTPAFAQSTGDATTTLDRIEITGSRIRQASVETAQPVIALNRAEIEKKGYVNVADILQDIPAAGSPSMSRASSLTSSRDFGGMYVSLRNLGPERSLVLIDGRRMGVSAGGYSDLASIPSAIVERVEVLTDGASALYGSDAIAGVVNIITRKNFDGGEASVYVGQYGQGDGQKRSYSATFGKTFDRGWFTVGAERTKEDEVLGKDREFSRYPNGPRHPTDNLNGNTPWGYVTVGGKNLTVGPGGDPSQKGNFHAPDPADGANSKTNMSLLTGLERTSVFANGGFSITDDLRIVADALYSKRESTKQLAGYPYSVSAAQARNGSRAALSKDSTFNLWGQDVLFAHRSEELPRGTENNLETKRASIGLEGSFETGSRYWDWNVSYMYNRNEGERIGTGSMYQPHVNQAVGPSFMDGNVARCGSPGAVIAGCVPWNPAAPMGYTGPGSLSNQDVQDYLFARFVDKMKSTTKVASANISGSLFTLPAGDIMGAMGFEHRSEEASYTPDMRVQKGEITGTSGQPTRGDYSLNEVYLELQVPLLADLPFARELSLDVAGRYSDYNNFGSTTNSKFGLKWKPIDSLLVRATYGTGFRAPTVDDLYGGTVSTRDSFTDPCDTSFGTAATSPTVAARCQALKVPANFRQLNSDGTVATKPGQQSTVDFNSGSNAALKPETAKTWTVGLVYSPDFVAGLDVSLDWWKIRINNAIVSETTNSILEQCYVQGSDAACGRFTRGSNGQVNSLDRSLVNAGFRETAGYDINVRYRLPETTFGQFAVNWNTTYTDYLKQRNDNAATTPVEQRTSWGGDFRVRSTFNLDWQYGDLGIGWTARYYSSMKEKCSYMDECNLPGFSSSYTSASPTNKVGSNTFHDLQVRYSLPWDGTVSLGVNNVFNHQGPIMYSQPNSSFTYYGGFDIGRFMYMKYQQRF encoded by the coding sequence ATGTCCCTGAAAACCAATCCGCTGCGCAACGCGATCGTCATCGCGCTGGCCGCCAGCTGCACCACCCCCGCCTTCGCACAGAGCACCGGCGACGCCACCACCACTCTCGACCGCATCGAAATCACCGGCTCGCGCATCCGCCAGGCCAGTGTCGAGACCGCACAGCCGGTGATCGCGCTCAACCGCGCCGAGATCGAGAAGAAGGGCTACGTCAACGTCGCCGACATCCTGCAGGACATTCCCGCTGCTGGTTCGCCGAGCATGAGCCGCGCGTCTTCGCTGACCTCCTCGCGCGACTTCGGCGGCATGTACGTCAGCCTGCGCAACCTCGGCCCGGAACGCAGCCTGGTACTGATCGACGGCCGCCGCATGGGCGTCAGCGCCGGCGGCTACTCCGACCTGGCCTCGATCCCGTCGGCCATCGTCGAGCGCGTGGAAGTGCTGACCGACGGTGCATCCGCTCTGTATGGCTCGGACGCGATCGCCGGCGTGGTCAACATCATCACCCGCAAGAACTTCGATGGTGGCGAAGCCAGCGTCTACGTCGGCCAGTACGGCCAGGGTGACGGCCAGAAGCGTTCCTACAGCGCCACCTTCGGCAAGACCTTCGACCGCGGCTGGTTCACCGTGGGTGCCGAGCGCACCAAGGAAGACGAAGTGCTGGGCAAGGATCGCGAGTTCAGCCGCTATCCCAACGGCCCGCGCCACCCGACCGACAACCTGAACGGCAATACCCCGTGGGGCTACGTCACCGTGGGTGGCAAGAACCTGACCGTGGGCCCGGGCGGCGATCCGAGCCAGAAGGGCAACTTCCACGCGCCGGATCCGGCCGATGGTGCCAACAGCAAGACCAACATGAGCCTGCTGACCGGCCTGGAGCGCACCTCGGTGTTCGCCAACGGCGGCTTCTCGATCACCGACGACCTGCGCATCGTCGCCGACGCGCTGTACAGCAAGCGCGAATCGACCAAGCAGCTAGCCGGCTACCCGTACTCGGTAAGCGCCGCGCAGGCGCGCAACGGCAGCCGTGCCGCCCTGTCCAAGGACAGCACGTTCAACCTGTGGGGCCAGGATGTGCTGTTCGCGCACCGCTCCGAGGAGCTGCCGCGCGGCACCGAGAACAATCTGGAGACCAAGCGCGCCAGCATCGGCCTGGAAGGCAGCTTCGAAACCGGTTCGCGGTACTGGGACTGGAACGTCAGCTACATGTACAACCGCAATGAAGGCGAGCGCATCGGTACCGGCAGCATGTACCAGCCGCACGTCAACCAGGCCGTCGGCCCGTCCTTCATGGATGGCAACGTGGCCCGCTGCGGCTCACCGGGTGCGGTGATCGCCGGCTGCGTGCCGTGGAACCCGGCTGCGCCGATGGGTTATACCGGCCCTGGCTCGCTGAGCAACCAGGACGTACAGGACTACCTGTTCGCCCGCTTCGTCGACAAGATGAAGAGCACCACCAAGGTGGCCAGCGCCAACATCTCCGGTTCGCTGTTCACCCTGCCGGCCGGCGACATCATGGGCGCGATGGGCTTCGAGCACCGCAGCGAAGAAGCCAGCTACACCCCGGACATGCGGGTGCAGAAGGGTGAGATTACCGGCACCAGCGGCCAGCCGACCCGTGGCGACTACTCGCTCAACGAGGTCTACCTGGAGCTGCAGGTGCCGCTGCTGGCCGACCTGCCGTTCGCCCGCGAGCTGTCGCTGGACGTGGCCGGCCGCTACTCGGACTACAACAACTTCGGTTCGACCACCAACAGCAAGTTCGGCCTGAAGTGGAAGCCGATCGACAGCCTGCTGGTCCGCGCAACCTATGGCACCGGCTTCCGTGCGCCGACCGTGGATGACCTGTACGGCGGTACCGTCAGCACCCGCGATTCGTTCACCGATCCGTGCGATACCTCATTCGGTACCGCGGCCACCAGCCCGACCGTTGCTGCCCGTTGCCAGGCGCTGAAGGTGCCGGCCAACTTCCGCCAGCTCAACAGCGATGGCACCGTTGCCACCAAGCCGGGCCAGCAGTCGACCGTCGACTTCAACTCGGGTTCCAACGCAGCGCTGAAGCCGGAAACCGCCAAGACCTGGACCGTGGGCCTGGTGTACAGCCCGGACTTCGTGGCCGGCCTGGATGTCAGCCTGGACTGGTGGAAGATCCGCATCAACAACGCCATCGTCTCCGAGACCACCAACAGCATTCTCGAGCAGTGCTATGTGCAGGGTTCGGACGCCGCCTGTGGCCGCTTCACCCGTGGCAGCAACGGCCAGGTCAACAGCCTGGACCGCTCGCTGGTCAATGCCGGTTTCCGCGAAACCGCCGGCTATGACATCAACGTGCGTTACCGCCTGCCGGAAACCACGTTCGGCCAGTTCGCCGTCAACTGGAACACCACCTACACCGACTACCTGAAGCAGCGCAACGACAACGCCGCGACCACGCCGGTGGAGCAGCGCACCAGCTGGGGCGGCGACTTCCGCGTCCGCTCGACCTTCAACCTGGATTGGCAGTACGGCGACCTCGGCATCGGCTGGACCGCGCGCTACTACTCCAGCATGAAGGAGAAGTGCTCGTACATGGACGAGTGCAACCTGCCGGGCTTCAGTTCGTCGTACACCAGTGCATCGCCGACCAACAAGGTGGGCTCCAACACCTTCCACGACCTGCAGGTGCGTTACAGCCTGCCGTGGGACGGCACCGTGTCGCTGGGCGTGAACAACGTGTTCAACCACCAGGGTCCGATCATGTACAGCCAGCCGAACAGCAGCTTCACCTACTACGGTGGCTTCGATATCGGTCGTTTCATGTACATGAAGTACCAGCAGCGCTTCTAA